The following proteins are co-located in the Macaca thibetana thibetana isolate TM-01 chromosome 6, ASM2454274v1, whole genome shotgun sequence genome:
- the SPRY4 gene encoding protein sprouty homolog 4 produces the protein MEPPIPQSAPLTPSSVMVQPLLDSRMSHSRLQHPLTILPIDQMKTSHVENDYIDNPGLAPTTGPKRTRGGAPELAPTPARCDQDVTHHWISFSGRPSSVSSSSSTSSDQRLLDHMAPPPVADQASPRAVRIQPKVVHCKPLDLKGPVVPSELDKHFLLCEACGKCKCKECASPRTLPSCWVCNQECLCSAQTLVNYGTCMCLVQGIFYHCTNEDDEGSCADHPCSCSRSNCCARWSFMGALSVVLPCLLCYLPATGCVKLAQRGYDRLRRPGCRCKHTNSVICKAASGDAKTSRPDKPF, from the coding sequence ATGGAGCCCCCGATCCCACAGAGCGCCCCCTTGACTCCCAGCTCAGTCATGGTCCAGCCCCTTCTTGACAGCCGGATGTCCCACAGCCGGCTCCAGCACCCACTCACCATCCTACCCATTGACCAGATGAAGACCAGCCACGTGGAGAACGACTACATAGACAACCCTGGCCTGGCCCCCACCACCGGCCCAAAGCGGACCCGGGGTGGGGCCCCAGAGCTGGCCCCGACGCCCGCCCGCTGTGACCAGGATGTCACCCACCACTGGATCTCCTTCAGCGGGCGCCCCAGCTCtgtgagcagcagcagcagcacatcCTCCGATCAGCGGCTCTTAGACCACATGGCACCACCACCCGTGGCCGACCAGGCCTCACCAAGGGCTGTGCGCATCCAGCCCAAGGTGGTCCACTGCAAGCCGCTGGACCTCAAGGGCCCGGTGGTCCCATCCGAGCTGGACAAGCACTTCTTGCTGTGCGAGGCCTGTGGGAAGTGTAAATGCAAGGAGTGTGCGTCCCCGCGGACGTTGCCCTCCTGCTGGGTCTGCAACCAGGAGTGCCTGTGCTCAGCCCAGACCCTGGTCAACTATGGCACGTGCATGTGTCTGGTGCAGGGCATCTTCTACCACTGCACAAATGAGGACGATGAGGGCTCCTGCGCTGACCACCCCTGCTCCTGCTCCCGCTCCAACTGCTGCGCTCGCTGGTCCTTCATGGGTGCTCTCTCCGTGGTGCTACCCTGCCTGCTCTGCTACCTGCCTGCCACCGGCTGCGTGAAGCTGGCCCAGCGCGGCTACGACCGTCTGCGCCGCCCTGGTTGCCGCTGCAAGCACACGAACAGCGTCATCTGCAAAGCAGCCAGTGGGGATGCCAAGACCAGCAGGCCGGACAAGCCTTTCTGA